A genomic stretch from Sphingobacterium sp. ML3W includes:
- a CDS encoding DUF3995 domain-containing protein — MEFILSIVIANIFILLALLHLFWVFGGQWGISATIPTDLNGRRLFNPGWQGTLLVAIGLLFFALINLSAIGVVKVPFENNYVLYGMYVISGIFFLRFIGDLKYVGIFKKYRQSVFASRDTYIYSPLSLFLSLSNGILAVLL; from the coding sequence ATGGAATTTATATTATCAATAGTAATTGCCAATATCTTTATTTTGCTTGCATTACTTCATCTGTTTTGGGTATTCGGAGGTCAGTGGGGGATTAGTGCTACCATACCTACGGACTTGAATGGAAGAAGGTTATTTAATCCTGGTTGGCAGGGGACTTTACTTGTCGCCATTGGATTATTATTTTTTGCATTAATAAACCTCTCTGCCATTGGGGTGGTAAAGGTTCCTTTCGAGAATAACTATGTGCTTTACGGTATGTATGTGATTAGCGGCATTTTCTTTTTGCGATTTATAGGTGATCTGAAATATGTTGGTATATTTAAGAAGTATAGACAGTCCGTATTTGCATCGCGGGATACCTATATCTATAGTCCGTTATCCTTGTTTCTATCACTTTCCAATGGAATTTTAGCCGTTTTATTATAA
- a CDS encoding FecR family protein has translation MIETDKIVLAELASLLLKDGQLSTAQENELKRLLEKYPQAKDSLRHRLANTDIQVPFDLRSTDLDQEWEILKTKYNERKIAPNYRRWNGKWKTTIGVAAALLLLFTFVWIWKSYLKPINYLIPDKVYGQKNDVLPGENGAILKIKGKEDINLMNKQVDQSLSQGIELKDGKLLYSQLKTEESNPIHTLIVPKRSTIAITLSDGTRVWVNSESELIYKANFTENERKVTLKGEAYFEVAKDTKRPFIIEANDLSIQAIGTAFDINSYKPNAKVLLTEGRLKVNGQEKEIFIDAGNGVKMVNSQLVAFPIPDMEEATAWKDGYFYFDNKNMQQILDELSRWYGINIESNVSLDKRRYKGGIKRDVTLAEVCNLLKDLTGYQLTIDKEKLIVNKLTDKNK, from the coding sequence ATGATAGAAACCGATAAAATAGTATTGGCTGAATTGGCTTCATTACTCCTGAAAGATGGACAATTATCTACTGCACAGGAAAATGAGCTAAAACGTTTGTTGGAAAAATATCCCCAGGCGAAGGATAGTTTACGACACCGTCTTGCGAATACGGATATCCAAGTTCCATTTGATTTACGCAGCACCGATCTAGATCAGGAGTGGGAAATTTTAAAAACCAAATATAATGAAAGAAAAATTGCTCCAAATTATCGTAGGTGGAATGGAAAATGGAAAACTACTATCGGAGTAGCTGCTGCACTATTATTACTCTTTACTTTTGTTTGGATCTGGAAATCCTATCTAAAACCTATCAATTATCTTATCCCAGATAAGGTCTATGGACAGAAAAATGATGTCCTTCCAGGGGAAAACGGTGCTATCCTGAAGATTAAAGGAAAAGAAGACATTAACTTAATGAATAAACAAGTTGATCAAAGCCTTTCTCAAGGTATCGAATTAAAAGATGGAAAATTACTATACTCACAGCTCAAAACCGAAGAGTCTAACCCGATACACACCTTAATTGTGCCCAAGAGATCTACTATAGCGATAACGCTAAGTGATGGTACACGTGTATGGGTGAATTCGGAATCAGAACTGATTTATAAAGCAAATTTCACTGAAAATGAACGGAAGGTAACATTAAAAGGTGAAGCTTATTTTGAAGTTGCCAAGGACACAAAACGACCATTCATCATAGAGGCTAATGACCTTAGTATTCAAGCTATAGGAACAGCTTTTGATATCAATTCCTATAAGCCCAACGCCAAAGTACTATTAACAGAAGGACGCCTAAAAGTCAATGGACAAGAAAAAGAGATTTTTATAGATGCTGGAAATGGAGTAAAAATGGTTAACAGTCAATTGGTAGCCTTTCCTATACCAGATATGGAAGAAGCAACGGCATGGAAAGACGGCTATTTCTATTTCGATAATAAAAATATGCAGCAGATTCTCGATGAATTAAGCAGATGGTATGGTATCAACATTGAATCCAACGTTTCATTAGACAAAAGGCGTTACAAAGGAGGTATAAAAAGAGATGTGACCCTTGCAGAGGTCTGTAATCTACTGAAAGACCTGACCGGCTATCAGTTAACAATCGACAAAGAAAAATTAATCGTTAACAAACTGACTGACAAAAATAAATAA
- a CDS encoding RagB/SusD family nutrient uptake outer membrane protein, with the protein MKKKIITLIIALATLSSCEKFLDKRDPTATSFDEFFNTEEDLRRVVYSSYLDAFMGPGERRLLFYMTEGRSDNAYARIETDHHMIIANGNMTSNSALAVYYWNLHNQHIGRINTYLANVDVPYVENESTRQRYKAILEGLRIWHYFRITEFWGNVPFVLTPVKLEEATPAVTPKAEILDKLFEMSEDVANRLPENEGTTNAYMFNKYSFKTLVMRYALYNGRYELAARLAKEIMDSGKYQLHPQYANLFNYQADKTNKEFIIKFDMESHNNSATASFQHLAPQYRTGNGQSYVVPLKALVDSYWTLQGRPIDNCPLHSKQAYELNPKLNRDPRYEASVFGHGDLFNNEKIDIYDSKSAFYYQNLRSSRSGYWFKKFVDQADAFRTGGNMHFSLARYAEVLLTYAEAKIMLNEIDELAKSCINQIRKRAGLDMSIADVNLVAKSQQEWIALIRNERRIEFAGEGLRYSDILRWKTAETVLNQAALGHMRLNGTGQSEVLKIEDRKFLKHQYLWPFHESSFQVEPNLVQNPGY; encoded by the coding sequence ATGAAAAAGAAAATTATTACCCTGATAATAGCATTGGCGACACTTAGTAGCTGCGAAAAATTTCTTGATAAACGAGATCCAACAGCAACTTCCTTTGATGAGTTTTTTAACACAGAGGAGGATCTACGTCGTGTGGTCTATAGCAGTTATTTGGATGCTTTTATGGGCCCTGGTGAACGTCGTCTCCTTTTTTATATGACCGAAGGTCGTTCGGACAATGCTTATGCCCGCATTGAGACAGATCACCATATGATCATTGCCAACGGCAATATGACCAGCAACTCTGCTTTAGCTGTTTATTACTGGAATTTACACAATCAGCATATAGGACGTATTAACACCTATTTGGCAAATGTTGATGTACCCTATGTCGAAAATGAATCTACGCGGCAAAGGTATAAAGCAATTCTTGAAGGTTTGCGCATCTGGCATTACTTCAGGATCACAGAATTTTGGGGTAATGTCCCTTTTGTGCTTACTCCTGTTAAACTGGAAGAGGCAACACCAGCTGTTACCCCTAAAGCCGAAATCCTCGACAAACTCTTTGAAATGAGTGAAGATGTCGCCAATAGACTTCCGGAAAATGAAGGTACTACAAATGCATATATGTTCAATAAATATTCCTTTAAAACATTGGTTATGCGCTATGCGCTCTATAATGGAAGGTACGAACTGGCGGCGAGGCTTGCTAAGGAAATAATGGATAGTGGAAAATATCAACTGCACCCTCAATACGCCAATCTATTTAATTATCAAGCAGATAAAACCAACAAAGAGTTTATTATCAAGTTCGATATGGAGAGTCATAACAACTCAGCAACGGCGTCATTTCAACATCTGGCACCACAATATCGAACCGGAAATGGACAATCTTATGTCGTTCCTCTAAAAGCACTCGTGGATAGTTATTGGACTTTACAGGGGCGACCAATCGATAACTGTCCATTACACAGCAAACAAGCCTATGAGCTTAATCCAAAATTAAACCGCGATCCGCGGTATGAAGCTAGTGTATTTGGTCATGGCGATCTCTTCAATAATGAAAAAATAGATATCTATGATTCCAAAAGTGCTTTTTACTACCAAAACTTACGCAGTAGTAGATCGGGATACTGGTTTAAGAAATTTGTGGACCAAGCCGATGCGTTCCGTACTGGTGGAAATATGCATTTTTCTTTAGCCCGCTATGCCGAAGTCCTTTTAACCTATGCCGAAGCCAAGATTATGTTGAATGAAATAGATGAACTGGCTAAAAGTTGTATCAACCAAATTCGCAAAAGAGCCGGACTTGATATGAGCATTGCGGATGTAAATTTAGTTGCAAAATCACAGCAGGAATGGATAGCGCTAATCCGCAACGAAAGAAGAATCGAATTTGCTGGCGAGGGATTACGCTATAGCGATATCTTGCGATGGAAAACAGCAGAAACGGTACTTAATCAAGCAGCTCTCGGTCACATGCGTTTGAATGGTACTGGACAGTCTGAGGTACTCAAAATTGAGGATCGAAAATTCTTAAAACACCAATACCTATGGCCATTTCACGAAAGTAGTTTTCAGGTAGAACCTAACTTGGTGCAAAATCCGGGTTATTAG
- a CDS encoding helix-turn-helix transcriptional regulator, producing the protein MDVNDLFSPKNTVDSLSAKDLEQTKDYIEIVKAFARITYQSIYVIDYQLKAFEFVSDNPLFLAGLSSKQVVEMGYGFYQKYVPATDFQMLIQINNAGFNFYENIPLEERKLHVISYDFQIQDANKKYILINHKLTPFFLTEKGKIWKAMCIVSLSSNVSSGNVTIEKLHSDLLWELDLLTGKWIARRKINLTEREIEILRYYHRGLTIHETSEKIFISIDTVKFHRRKLFEKLGVSNMNEALTFALNSRLL; encoded by the coding sequence ATGGATGTTAACGATTTATTTTCACCCAAAAATACGGTGGATAGTCTTTCAGCAAAAGATTTAGAACAGACCAAAGATTATATAGAAATAGTTAAAGCTTTCGCACGTATTACTTACCAAAGTATCTATGTGATAGATTATCAATTGAAAGCATTTGAATTTGTTTCAGATAATCCGTTGTTTCTGGCAGGTTTAAGTTCAAAACAGGTTGTTGAGATGGGATACGGATTTTATCAAAAATATGTCCCCGCGACGGATTTTCAGATGCTCATTCAGATCAACAATGCTGGCTTTAATTTCTATGAAAATATTCCATTGGAGGAGCGGAAGCTTCACGTTATATCCTATGATTTTCAAATACAAGATGCAAATAAGAAATATATTTTGATCAATCACAAGTTAACACCGTTTTTTCTAACCGAGAAGGGAAAGATATGGAAGGCCATGTGTATCGTATCTCTATCTTCAAATGTATCTTCAGGAAATGTAACCATAGAAAAACTTCATTCTGATTTATTGTGGGAGCTTGACCTATTGACCGGTAAATGGATCGCCCGTAGAAAAATTAATCTCACAGAACGTGAAATCGAAATATTACGTTATTATCATCGCGGACTTACTATCCACGAAACTTCCGAGAAGATCTTCATTTCAATAGATACGGTGAAATTTCATCGGCGAAAATTATTTGAAAAATTGGGCGTAAGCAATATGAATGAGGCCTTGACCTTTGCTTTGAATAGTAGGTTGTTATGA
- a CDS encoding discoidin domain-containing protein, producing the protein MRKLLNLLIATLALGVASCNKTLIPTDENSENLKLKASSATITNEWRQNPYKLNVIYFVPNDVDSIPNFRKRISRILLDAQEMFASNMNREGFGRKSFGLDLTNDTLINIHYIAGKFGKSTYPYSGGSGAVKSEVDAYFAQNPTFKKSEHNLIIIPTYNTDPANPGGPPFYGTGTTCYALDYINLDAKNLGIGGDIGWKATVWIGGMIHELGHGLNASHNRMNKTLAPTLGTALMGSGNSTYGISTTSLTATTAATFNNSQVFSTVTRNDWYGAASAEITSLSSSYSNDKIIISGKFTTTKPVNDIVVWHDREPFGGNNDYDAVQWATKIIGQDSFRFECPLADFYDLNGNYEMRIGFMHVNGSRSTLGYAYNFVNNVPDLSKVVTHKLLPTTGWSILGSDSNESGAPASNVLDMNRSTIWHTPWSSAQTPQPHFFSVNMGALRSVKGLAFRNRDNLNGAMKDINIYTSTNGTSWTLIKSAQLSKVSGSWINVNLDSTISTRYLKIESVNSWGDFFYSHLADFGVFSN; encoded by the coding sequence ATGAGAAAACTTTTAAATTTATTGATTGCCACCTTGGCTCTGGGTGTAGCGTCGTGTAATAAGACGCTCATCCCAACGGATGAAAACAGTGAAAATCTAAAACTAAAAGCATCCAGCGCGACGATTACGAATGAATGGCGCCAAAATCCGTACAAACTCAATGTCATTTACTTCGTGCCTAATGATGTCGATTCAATCCCTAACTTTAGAAAACGAATCAGTAGAATCCTTCTTGATGCACAGGAAATGTTTGCCTCGAATATGAACCGCGAAGGTTTTGGGCGCAAATCCTTCGGATTGGATCTGACAAATGACACCCTGATCAATATCCATTACATTGCCGGAAAATTTGGTAAGTCAACTTACCCCTATTCAGGTGGTAGCGGTGCTGTAAAGTCCGAAGTAGATGCCTATTTTGCACAGAACCCCACGTTCAAAAAAAGTGAGCATAACCTGATTATTATTCCTACTTATAATACCGATCCGGCCAATCCAGGGGGCCCGCCATTCTATGGTACTGGCACGACCTGTTATGCATTGGATTACATTAATCTGGATGCCAAAAACCTCGGGATAGGTGGAGATATTGGCTGGAAAGCGACAGTCTGGATAGGTGGAATGATTCATGAACTTGGCCATGGCTTAAATGCTAGCCATAACCGGATGAACAAGACATTGGCTCCGACTTTAGGTACTGCATTGATGGGGTCTGGTAATTCAACTTATGGAATCTCCACCACTTCATTGACAGCTACCACTGCAGCAACCTTTAATAACAGTCAAGTGTTTAGCACTGTGACAAGAAATGACTGGTATGGTGCTGCATCTGCGGAGATCACTTCATTATCCTCAAGCTACAGCAACGACAAAATCATTATTTCCGGAAAATTTACCACAACCAAACCTGTAAATGATATCGTCGTTTGGCATGATAGGGAACCTTTTGGTGGCAATAATGATTATGATGCCGTACAATGGGCGACAAAAATCATTGGCCAAGATAGCTTCAGATTCGAGTGCCCGCTGGCAGATTTTTATGATTTAAATGGAAATTATGAAATGCGTATCGGCTTTATGCATGTCAATGGAAGCCGCTCAACATTAGGTTATGCTTACAACTTTGTCAATAATGTTCCTGATCTCAGCAAAGTTGTCACTCATAAACTATTGCCAACAACAGGCTGGTCAATCTTAGGCAGTGACAGCAACGAATCTGGTGCTCCCGCAAGCAATGTGTTAGATATGAACAGAAGTACAATCTGGCATACACCATGGTCTTCAGCCCAAACACCACAACCTCACTTCTTCTCTGTGAATATGGGTGCTCTACGGTCGGTAAAAGGACTTGCATTTCGAAACCGCGATAATCTGAATGGAGCGATGAAAGATATTAATATTTATACCAGCACTAATGGTACAAGTTGGACCTTAATTAAATCAGCCCAGCTGAGCAAAGTTTCTGGTTCCTGGATCAATGTTAATCTTGATTCAACAATTAGCACGCGCTATCTTAAAATAGAGTCTGTGAATTCCTGGGGTGATTTTTTCTATTCACACCTTGCGGACTTTGGAGTCTTCTCTAATTAG
- a CDS encoding DUF3667 domain-containing protein, with protein MTNCKNCETNIISNFCPNCGQPAVLKRIDAHYIAHEIEHVLHFERGILYTIRELVTTPGKNIRNYISENRSRLVKPIIFIIVTSLIYSIVSHYFHIEDKYISYYNSRHSTTGTIFIWIQTHYGYANIMIGIFIAFWAKLFFRKYGFNLFEIIILLCFTLGMTMLIYCVFAIIEGITHIHLMMYASKIAFIYCAWAMGQFFDPPKIASYLKALVAHILGFIMFIITVFIIGSTIDLIFH; from the coding sequence ATGACAAATTGCAAAAACTGTGAAACTAATATCATCTCCAATTTTTGTCCAAATTGTGGCCAGCCTGCGGTCCTAAAAAGGATAGATGCGCACTATATCGCCCATGAGATCGAACACGTCCTTCACTTCGAACGTGGCATTTTATATACTATTCGAGAACTAGTCACCACTCCGGGAAAAAATATACGGAATTACATTTCCGAAAATCGAAGTCGCTTGGTCAAACCTATTATTTTTATTATTGTCACATCACTGATCTACTCGATTGTAAGCCATTATTTTCATATCGAAGACAAATATATTAGTTACTATAATTCCCGACACTCCACTACAGGCACTATATTTATCTGGATCCAAACTCATTATGGTTATGCTAATATTATGATAGGGATATTTATTGCATTTTGGGCTAAACTATTTTTTAGAAAATATGGTTTCAATCTCTTTGAAATTATCATCCTGTTGTGTTTTACTTTGGGAATGACTATGTTAATATATTGTGTTTTTGCAATAATAGAAGGTATTACCCATATACATCTCATGATGTATGCTAGTAAAATTGCATTCATATACTGTGCTTGGGCAATGGGACAGTTTTTCGATCCCCCTAAAATAGCTAGCTATTTAAAAGCATTAGTCGCCCATATTTTAGGATTTATAATGTTTATAATAACGGTTTTTATTATTGGTTCGACGATAGATCTTATCTTTCATTGA
- a CDS encoding VOC family protein produces MKPKMIWANLAVANLERTQKFYEVLGFKPNNPHTSNDLVSFFFGENDFIIHFFLKNILESNVKDVNFGDSQISNEIIFTISAESKEQADQWANEVESAGGTIVSKPTSFGNNYYGFVFADPDGHKFNVFKM; encoded by the coding sequence ATGAAACCTAAAATGATATGGGCCAATTTGGCGGTTGCTAATCTGGAACGCACACAGAAATTTTATGAAGTACTGGGATTTAAACCCAATAATCCCCATACTTCTAATGACCTGGTCAGCTTCTTTTTTGGGGAAAATGATTTTATAATTCATTTTTTTCTGAAAAATATACTGGAATCGAATGTAAAAGATGTCAATTTTGGCGATTCTCAGATAAGCAATGAGATCATATTCACGATTTCCGCAGAAAGCAAAGAACAAGCAGATCAATGGGCCAATGAAGTTGAAAGTGCTGGGGGAACGATTGTATCCAAACCGACCAGTTTCGGTAATAACTATTATGGATTTGTCTTTGCTGACCCTGATGGTCATAAGTTTAATGTCTTCAAGATGTAG
- a CDS encoding sigma-70 family RNA polymerase sigma factor translates to MLSIEYYFKTYFLQLCTFAFPWVNSEEIAKDIVQDAFIVLMDRPELLEKGERVIKSFLYTSVKNMAMNTKRRDMVFDKIRNSITVEESDNHNILDDLINSELIGALHRELDQLPEGCQRICRLIYLDGMKYDEVAQELDVSVNTVKTQRMRAINLLKTKFLNLILNFLLF, encoded by the coding sequence ATGTTATCCATCGAATATTATTTTAAAACATATTTTCTACAGCTCTGTACGTTTGCCTTTCCATGGGTCAACTCGGAGGAAATAGCCAAGGATATTGTACAAGATGCTTTTATTGTCCTAATGGATAGACCAGAGCTGTTGGAGAAAGGAGAACGGGTTATCAAAAGTTTTCTCTACACCTCCGTAAAAAATATGGCAATGAACACCAAACGACGGGATATGGTATTTGATAAGATACGCAATTCCATCACCGTAGAAGAATCCGACAATCATAATATCCTGGACGATCTTATCAATTCCGAACTGATTGGCGCATTACACCGCGAACTTGACCAATTACCTGAAGGCTGTCAACGAATCTGCCGTTTAATCTACTTGGATGGCATGAAATATGACGAGGTAGCACAGGAATTGGATGTGTCCGTCAACACCGTAAAAACCCAACGCATGCGTGCAATAAACCTTTTGAAAACCAAATTCCTAAATTTAATTTTAAACTTCCTTTTGTTTTAA
- a CDS encoding TonB-dependent receptor, whose protein sequence is MNNLFYSKGILCPIDKGKILNNLIKMKLTGILLATSMMGAYASSSAQITLHAKNAKIETVLKNITKQTGVRFIFMEGLLNNEKANLEITDATLNKTLDQLFKNSAFYYMVHRGTVVIKRKQENVPDDQSSSEMLYQQRTIKGKIHDTKGNLLNAVSILLKGTNIGTSTNARGEFQLSLPNGNRGTLIFSAVGFKQLELPINNKTELNIVMDNDEIGLEEVVVVGFSEVDKKHLASSVSQMDMEKVKNRPIYKMQDAFSGTIAGVTMMRGNSLPGSVPGTISIRGISTLQNADPLVIVDGMEQSIHDIDPNQVKSITVLKDAASASMYGSRGANGVIIIETERGQTGQFKVFTNNWYAINKPIDLPEFVGAVDFMKLRNETLIQQGQPAIYSDETIEQYASGKIKGVNWLDEIMERTSTAINNNASISGGGGVGTFNLMLGHIKENGLNNIEGTQKFSARFNTNINIADKFVLMADFYAHRLQVNRLMANDDGHGLYQQAWRLNPTQQIYYDVDRPEPFILHNNINPIASIKHGGTKNYMHDRSTINLRPKYNINSNLNIEGNVSYMINKSADKQKRLTYKFFDEKGAPISIWGNDVNASQGVSESQLTARALVNYNKELRQDKDKIYLTAGSEIMSYTFTDFREISKASFFGKLNYSFDNRYIFELTGRSDGSSKFAPGHRWGFFPSGAFAWNLHNERFFKPILESEAINNIKIRASYGLIGNENVAPYLWQESVNTWGWTMRVPNSNFSWEKQKQWNLGLDMNAFKNRLSLTAEVYHKNSYDLIYDQFAVPPLTGSYTLVSAVNIGAVENNGWEVSINWSDKKDDFSYKVGAMLFNNRNRILKAGYNENDRLIFKGNNDQIWYKGIPINNYYGFQSNGYFQNQQEIDETAAKMPNSRPGDIRYVDQNQDGLINDNDRVYLADPLPYYNYAINIDLHYKRWDFSALGQGVGKRTGRLAGQEAYPVYVDGNSNDLGAPRVEYVADHWSPENPNSRFPRLWTGSTPNTLLSNVWLSNAAYFRVKSLQLGYTFPSIGKSVKNLRLYVNAQDVFTLTKWEGLDPERIGSGNGNYPRMATYSFGLSASIF, encoded by the coding sequence ATGAATAATTTATTTTATTCAAAAGGAATTCTTTGTCCTATAGACAAAGGAAAAATTTTGAACAATCTAATCAAAATGAAACTGACAGGAATATTATTAGCAACATCCATGATGGGTGCCTATGCTTCAAGCTCTGCTCAGATTACACTGCACGCCAAAAATGCAAAGATTGAAACGGTCCTCAAAAATATCACCAAGCAGACAGGAGTACGTTTCATCTTTATGGAGGGCTTACTGAATAATGAAAAAGCAAATCTTGAAATAACAGATGCAACCCTGAATAAAACACTTGATCAGCTCTTTAAAAATAGCGCATTCTATTACATGGTACATCGTGGTACTGTCGTCATAAAACGGAAACAGGAAAATGTACCTGATGATCAATCAAGTAGCGAAATGCTGTATCAGCAACGAACTATTAAAGGGAAAATACATGACACAAAAGGAAATCTATTAAATGCAGTCAGCATTTTGCTCAAAGGGACAAACATTGGAACCTCAACAAATGCTAGAGGTGAATTTCAACTTTCTCTCCCAAATGGGAATAGAGGTACGTTGATCTTCAGCGCGGTGGGTTTTAAGCAACTTGAACTTCCCATCAACAACAAAACTGAGCTCAATATCGTCATGGACAACGACGAAATTGGGCTTGAAGAGGTGGTGGTCGTTGGATTTTCAGAGGTCGATAAAAAGCACCTCGCCTCCTCCGTATCCCAAATGGATATGGAAAAAGTAAAAAACCGTCCAATCTATAAAATGCAGGATGCCTTTTCGGGAACAATTGCTGGTGTTACAATGATGCGAGGGAATAGCCTTCCTGGCAGTGTACCTGGCACCATTTCTATTCGTGGTATCAGTACATTACAAAATGCCGATCCTCTAGTCATCGTAGATGGAATGGAACAGAGTATCCACGATATCGATCCTAACCAAGTGAAAAGTATTACGGTACTTAAAGATGCGGCTTCAGCATCTATGTATGGCTCCCGCGGTGCCAATGGCGTTATCATCATCGAAACGGAGCGTGGACAAACTGGCCAATTCAAGGTTTTTACAAATAACTGGTATGCAATAAACAAACCGATAGATCTTCCAGAATTTGTTGGCGCAGTTGATTTTATGAAATTGCGAAATGAAACACTGATCCAACAAGGGCAACCAGCGATCTATTCTGATGAAACAATTGAACAATATGCGAGTGGAAAAATAAAAGGAGTTAACTGGCTGGATGAAATAATGGAACGCACCTCTACAGCAATCAACAACAACGCTAGTATTTCTGGTGGTGGAGGTGTAGGTACTTTTAACCTGATGTTGGGTCATATTAAGGAAAATGGCCTTAACAATATTGAAGGGACGCAAAAATTCTCGGCCAGATTCAACACAAATATCAATATTGCAGATAAATTTGTTTTGATGGCCGATTTTTACGCGCATCGTTTACAAGTCAATAGGCTGATGGCAAATGATGATGGTCACGGGCTCTATCAACAAGCCTGGCGCCTAAACCCAACACAACAGATCTACTATGATGTAGACAGGCCTGAACCATTCATTCTGCATAACAACATTAATCCGATAGCTTCGATTAAACATGGTGGTACCAAAAACTATATGCATGACCGTAGTACGATCAATCTCCGACCTAAATACAATATTAACAGTAACCTAAATATCGAAGGAAATGTATCATACATGATCAATAAATCTGCCGACAAACAAAAGCGATTAACCTATAAATTCTTTGATGAAAAAGGGGCGCCAATCAGCATATGGGGTAACGATGTGAATGCCTCACAGGGAGTAAGCGAGAGCCAACTGACTGCGCGAGCATTGGTAAATTACAATAAAGAACTACGTCAGGACAAAGACAAAATCTATCTCACCGCAGGTTCTGAGATCATGAGCTATACCTTCACCGATTTTAGAGAAATTAGCAAGGCTTCTTTTTTTGGTAAATTAAACTATTCATTTGATAACCGTTATATATTTGAATTAACAGGTCGTTCGGATGGAAGCAGTAAATTTGCACCGGGTCATCGCTGGGGATTCTTTCCATCAGGGGCCTTTGCATGGAACCTGCATAATGAACGCTTTTTCAAACCTATTCTCGAATCCGAGGCGATCAACAATATTAAAATCCGTGCCTCATACGGTTTAATTGGTAATGAAAATGTAGCCCCGTATCTGTGGCAGGAATCTGTCAATACTTGGGGATGGACAATGCGCGTTCCTAATTCTAATTTTTCATGGGAGAAACAAAAACAATGGAATCTTGGTCTCGATATGAATGCCTTCAAAAATAGACTTTCTTTAACAGCCGAGGTATACCATAAGAATTCGTATGATTTAATCTATGATCAATTTGCTGTTCCGCCCCTAACAGGCTCATACACCTTAGTCTCAGCAGTAAATATTGGTGCGGTAGAGAATAATGGCTGGGAAGTTTCGATAAACTGGTCTGACAAGAAAGATGATTTCTCCTATAAAGTCGGTGCGATGCTATTCAATAATCGCAATCGCATACTCAAGGCTGGCTATAATGAAAATGACCGCTTGATTTTCAAAGGCAATAATGATCAGATATGGTATAAAGGGATCCCAATCAATAATTATTATGGCTTTCAATCAAATGGCTACTTTCAGAATCAACAAGAAATTGATGAAACAGCAGCAAAAATGCCCAATTCTAGACCTGGTGATATCCGTTATGTCGATCAAAACCAGGATGGTCTCATTAACGACAATGACCGCGTTTATCTGGCGGATCCTCTTCCCTATTACAATTACGCTATCAATATTGACCTGCATTATAAACGCTGGGATTTTTCTGCGTTAGGTCAAGGTGTGGGTAAGAGAACTGGTAGGCTAGCTGGTCAGGAAGCCTATCCAGTTTATGTAGATGGAAACAGCAATGATCTAGGGGCGCCACGTGTTGAATATGTTGCCGACCATTGGAGTCCGGAAAATCCAAATAGCCGTTTCCCACGTTTATGGACAGGCTCTACGCCGAACACACTTTTGAGTAATGTATGGCTCAGCAATGCGGCCTATTTCCGTGTTAAATCACTTCAACTTGGATACACTTTTCCATCCATTGGTAAAAGTGTCAAAAACCTGCGGCTTTATGTAAACGCCCAGGATGTATTCACCTTGACAAAGTGGGAAGGACTAGACCCTGAGCGGATCGGTAGTGGTAATGGAAATTACCCGCGGATGGCAACATACAGTTTTGGATTAAGTGCGAGCATTTTTTAA